The window AGTCGGCGCCAGATTTCGAACGACATTGATTTTGCCGATCAGCCTGCCGGGTGCAGCGGTCGACAAGACGCAACCAAGGAGTTCTGAATGTCAAGCAACGTTGCTGCCTTCATGGAGCAGGTCAAGGCCAAGAATCCGGGCGAGCGCGAATTCCATCAGGCCGTGCAAGAAGTGGTTGAATCGCTGATGCCGTTTCTCGACAAGCATCCGGTTTATCGCGAAGCCAAGATTCTCGAACGCGTCGTCGAGCCGGAACGTGTACTCATGTTTCGCGTGCCGTGGGTGGACGATGCCGGTGAGATTCGGGTCAATCGCGGTTTCCGCATCGAAATGAACTCAGCGATCGGCCCATACAAGGGCGGCCTGCGCTTCCACCCGACAGTGAATCTCGGTATCCTCAAGTTCCTCGCGTTCGAGCAGGTGTTCAAAAACAGCTTGACCACACTACCGATGGGCGGCGGCAAGGGCGGGTCAGATTTTGACCCGAAGGGCAAATCGGATCTCGAGGTGATGCGATTCTGCCAGGCTTTTATGAGTGAATTGTTCCGTCATATCGGCCCGAATACCGATGTGCCGGCGGGCGACATCGGCGTCGGCGGCCGTGAAATCGGGTTCATGTTCGGGCAGTACAAGAAGCTGCGTAATGAATTCACCGGCGTGCTGACCGGCAAGGGCCTGAACTGGGGCGGATCGCTGATTCGTCCGGAGGCAACCGGCTACGGTGCCGTGTATTTCGCGGCGGAGATGCTAAGCACGCGCAGCGAGTCCTTGCACGGAAAGTCTTGCCTGGTGTCGGGCTCGGGCAATGTGGCGCAGTACACGGTCGAGAAGCTGCTCGACCTGGGCGCCAAGCCGCTGACGCTGTCTGACTCGGCGGGTTACATCTTCGACGAGGCCGGCATCGATCGCGAAAAGCTGGCCTATGTGATGGATCTGAAGAACAATCGCCGTGGTCGAATCAAGGAGTACGCCGACAAGTACAAAACGGCGGTCTATACGCCACTGTCTGCCGGCTCGGATCACAATCCGCTGTGGAATCATAAGGCACAGTGCGCGTTTCCGTCGGCGACCCAGAACGAGATCAACGAAGCCGACGCGCGCAATCTGATTCGTAACGGGGTCTACGTCGTCAGCGAAGGGGCGAATATGCCCTCGACGCCGGACGCGATCAGTGTCTTCGTCGACGCCAAGATTCTGTATGGCCCGGGCAAGGCTGCCAACGCGGGCGGCGTGGCGACTTCAGGTCTGGAGATGTCGCAGAACAGCCTGCGGCTGTCGTGGACACGCGAAGAAGTCGACAAGCGATTGCACGGCATCATGAGGGCGATTCATGAGACCTGCGTGCACTATGGCAAAGACGGCAACTTCATCAATTACGTCAACGGCGCCAACATCGGCGGCTTTGTCAAAGTCGCGGATGCCATGCTTGACCAGGGCGTCGTGTAATCCCGTTCTCCCTCTCGGATCGCGCCGCAGGCGCGAACATCGCGCGGGGCAGGAGCTGGCACTCCTGCCCCGTTTTCGATTCAGTGCTGGAATCCAACGTTGCTAAAATCGACCACAAGCCCTATATTGGATTGACTACGCGACAATTGAAAGTGAGGTCAAAGAGCTGGCCCAATCTGTTACCACTGAAGGTGCCCGGGAATTGGCGTCGGCGTTGGCCGCAGCCTGAGCCGGAGCGCCGGCGGCGAATGGTCTGCTACTTGTCGCGAATTCGCAGTCGCAGCGAACGAAATTGTCAGTCCGCCAAGCCTCTAAGGGAGCAAAAGGGAGACGGGGTGAGCGCTTGGCGGACTGGCCCAGTTATCGAGCGGCCAAATAGAGTTTATTTACAGCTTCCCAATTGACGACATTCCAAAACGCCGTCACATATTCGGCGCGGCGATTCTGATATTTCAGATAGTAGGCGTGCTCCCAGACATCAATGCCCAGCAGCGGCGTGAAACCGTCGCTGATCGGGCTGTTCTGATTCATATTGCCCACGACGCGCAGATTCTTGCCGTCCAGCACCAGCCAGGCCCAACCGGAACCGAAAATCCCCATTGCCTTGGCGGCAAACTCCTCCCGGAATTTTGTCAGATCGCCGAATTTCGACGCGATGGCCTCGCCGATTTCATTCTTCGGGTCACCCCCGGCATTAGGACCGAGCGTCTGCCAGAAAAAGGAATGATTCCAGTGACCGCCGGCGTTGTTGCGAACGGCGTTATAGATGTCTTGAGGAATCTTGGAGAGGTTCTTGAGCAGAAACTCCGGAGTCTCTTTTCTCAGGTCGGGATAGTTCTCCAGCGCTTTGATCAGGTTGTTGATATACGCCTGATGATGCTTGGTGTGATGGATTTCCATCGTCAGCTTGTCGATGTGCGGCTCGAGAGCATCATAGGCATAGGGCAGCGGCGGCAGCGCGTATGGATCAATGGTCTGCGCCTGCGCCAGTTGGTCGCCGAGCAGCCCCGGCAAGACGACAGCGGCAGCGCCGATGACGGCGGCATGCTGGATGAATTCGCGGCGGGTCAACGTGCTATCCGGATGGGTTGTCTCAGTCATTGTCTTGATCTCCTCTCACTGTAAGGGCCAAACAGGGAGCGTCCTACTCGCTGTTTGATACCATCAAT is drawn from Candidatus Zixiibacteriota bacterium and contains these coding sequences:
- the gdhA gene encoding NADP-specific glutamate dehydrogenase, with product MSSNVAAFMEQVKAKNPGEREFHQAVQEVVESLMPFLDKHPVYREAKILERVVEPERVLMFRVPWVDDAGEIRVNRGFRIEMNSAIGPYKGGLRFHPTVNLGILKFLAFEQVFKNSLTTLPMGGGKGGSDFDPKGKSDLEVMRFCQAFMSELFRHIGPNTDVPAGDIGVGGREIGFMFGQYKKLRNEFTGVLTGKGLNWGGSLIRPEATGYGAVYFAAEMLSTRSESLHGKSCLVSGSGNVAQYTVEKLLDLGAKPLTLSDSAGYIFDEAGIDREKLAYVMDLKNNRRGRIKEYADKYKTAVYTPLSAGSDHNPLWNHKAQCAFPSATQNEINEADARNLIRNGVYVVSEGANMPSTPDAISVFVDAKILYGPGKAANAGGVATSGLEMSQNSLRLSWTREEVDKRLHGIMRAIHETCVHYGKDGNFINYVNGANIGGFVKVADAMLDQGVV
- a CDS encoding superoxide dismutase, with translation MTETTHPDSTLTRREFIQHAAVIGAAAVVLPGLLGDQLAQAQTIDPYALPPLPYAYDALEPHIDKLTMEIHHTKHHQAYINNLIKALENYPDLRKETPEFLLKNLSKIPQDIYNAVRNNAGGHWNHSFFWQTLGPNAGGDPKNEIGEAIASKFGDLTKFREEFAAKAMGIFGSGWAWLVLDGKNLRVVGNMNQNSPISDGFTPLLGIDVWEHAYYLKYQNRRAEYVTAFWNVVNWEAVNKLYLAAR